In Eretmochelys imbricata isolate rEreImb1 chromosome 18, rEreImb1.hap1, whole genome shotgun sequence, one genomic interval encodes:
- the PRDM2 gene encoding PR domain zinc finger protein 2 isoform X5: MRESKKDYKEEDEKPSVSAVLSLEQTAVIQEMVNQDVLPKLMIPSPTSEPRTMPEDKPGAITCGSDDLEEEEDEEEEEEDEEEEEEDEEEEEEVEDANLPEESSGKEPTAVCEEKLDSMEEQNSISEESPENSPKKTPVVKIPKAKGVSNGDLQETFMFPCQHCERKFTTKQGLERHMHIHISSVNHAFKCRYCGKAFGTQINRRRHERRHEAGPKRKPFLTLTSAPQSDVADGRTFADDGLKDEVNVSNLVQDFTVLDSEKVSQEMSNSTFVEENKEPKELHPCKYCKKVFGTHTNMRRHQRRVHERHLIPKGVRRKGFILEEPQLQIEQAQPAQSVYIASTELEEDGEADDIYIMDISSNISENLNYYIDGKIQSNSSTSNCDVIEMESNPADLYGINCLLSPVTVEISQNLKSTQTHITDLPKEPSSGGSNESKKRRTASPPLLPKIKTEIDPEPITPSCSLSLPLSISTAESLPFHKEKSVYLSSKLKQLLQTQDSNKITPAAAATEIPKLGPSATSSPILPSVSSRFKRRTSSPPSSPQHSPALRDFSKQGDGKTMWNDTVLGSKMPKLESHSNSPAWSLCGREERQTMSPLCFEDYKISKEWTTTPTFGSVCNQQPLDLSSGVKQRSDVKSKTQVPWESVLDLSVNKKPYSDTEVKEYKENNSMQPACSGIKKKKPTTCMLQKVLLNEYNGTEVATESTPDLTLNRSPSPCKSAVPQPETEVDRGLSAPTVESPSHSSSASPLPQTSAISSSCQLPPLLTPTNPSSPPPCPPLLTLAMPPPPLLPTIPLPLPDASASVTPSPCPSPLCNTATQSPLPVLSPTVSPSPSPVPSVELFTTASPGPPNLSSSSSSSSSSSSSSSFSSSSSSSSSSSSSSSSSSSFSSPSPPPLSVVSSVVSPADNLESTLPIIAFKQEEMESEHLKPRGDPETSSEADVVQETFNKSFVCNVCESPFLSIKDLTKHLSVHAEEWPFKCEFCVQLFREKTDLSEHRFLLHGVGNIFVCSVCKKEFAFLCNLQQHQRDLHPDKECTHHEFESGTLRPQNFTDPSKANVEHMQSLPEVSLEPSKEEEEDLNDSSEELYTTIKIMASGVKSKDPDVRLGLNQHYPSFKPPPFQYHHRNPMGIGATATNFTTHNIPQTFTTAIRCTKCGKSVDNMPELHKHILACASASDKKRYTPKKNPVPLKQTVQPKNGMVIIAGTGKNTFRRMGQPKRLNFNVEISKMSSNKLKLSALKKKNQLVQKAILQKNKSAQQKADLKNSVSESDSHICPYCNREFTYIGSLNKHASYSCPKKPISPSSKKNASKKSGSFSSSASGDKGNNQRRRTADAEIKMQSMQAHLGKTRARTSGPVQIQLPTASFKSKQNVKFIPPIRSKKPSPSSVLRNSSPVRMAKMTHIEGKKTKVVAKNNSGISSKTSRKLHVRIQKNKAVLPSKSAVANKKKADRFSVKSRERVGGPITRSLQQAANADTIENKREESSTKQELKDFRNLL; this comes from the exons ATGAGGGAGTCTAAAAAAG acTATAAAGAGGAAGATGAAAAGCCATCTGTTTCTGCTGTGCTGTCACTGGAACAAACAGCTGTGATTCAGGAGATGGTAAATCAAGATGTTCTTCCAAAACTAATGATCCCAAGTCCTACCAGTGAGCCACGAACAATGCCTGAAGACAAACCAGGAGCAATAACTTGTGGATCAGAtgatttggaggaggaggaagatgaagaggaggaggaggaagatgaagaggaggaggaggaagatgaagaggaggaggaggaggtggaagatGCTAATTTACCTGAAGAAAGTTCTGGAAAAGAGCCTACAGCGGTGTGTGAAGAAAAGCTAGACTCTATGGAGGAACAAAACAGCATATCGGAAGAATCTCCAGAGAACTCCCCGAAGAAAACACCTGTTGTAAAAATTCCTAAAGCAAAAGGTGTATCTAATGGTGACCTCCAGGAAACATTTATGTTTCCCTGTCAGCATTGTGAGAGGAAGTTTACAACAAAGCAAGGACTTGAACGCCACATGCATATTCATATATCTAGTGTCAATCATGCTTTCAAATGCCGATACTGTGGGAAAGCCTTTGGCACTCAAATTAACCGGCGAAGGCATGAACGGCGTCATGAAGCAGGGCCAAAAAGGAAACCATTCTTAACACTAACTTCGGCCCCGCAGTCTGATGTTGCTGATGGACGGACATTTGCAGATGATGGTCTTAAAGATGAAGTCAACGTTTCCAATCTTGTGCAAGACTTCACAGTCTTGGATTCTGAGAAGGTCTCCCAAGAAATGTCAAATTCTACCTTTGTTGAGGAGAACAAGGAACCCAAAGAATTGCATCCTTGCAAATATTGTAAAAAAGTTTTTGGAACTCATACTAACATGCGTAGGCACCAGCGTAGGGTTCATGAGCGTCATCTTATTCCCAAAGGTGTCAGGAGAAAAGGATTCATTCTTGAGGAACCACAACTTCAAATTGAGCAGGCCCAACCAGCCCAGAGCGTGTATATAGCAAGTACAGAATTAGAAGAGGATGGTGAAGCGGATGACATATATATTATGGATATTTCTAGCAATATCTCAGAAAATTTAAATTACTATATTGATGGTAAAATTCAGTCCAACAGTAGCACTAGCAATTGTGATGTGATTGAGATGGAATCCAATCCTGCAGACCTGTATGGAATAAATTGTTTACTTAGTCCAGTCACAGTGGAAATTTCTCAAAATTTAAAgtctacacaaacacacatcacTGATCTTCCTAAGGAGCCTTCTAGCGGTGGAAGCAATGAATCCAAAAAGAGGAGGACTGCCAGCCCTCCTCTTTTAcctaaaataaaaactgaaatagaTCCAGAACCTATAACTCCTTCATGTTCGTTAAGTCTTCCTCTTAGCATTTCAACAGCTGAGAGCTTACCTTTTCATAAAGAAAAAAGTGTTTATTTGTCGTCCAAGTTAAAACAGCTTCTTCAGACACAAGATAGTAATAAGAtaactccagcagcagcagcaactgaaATCCCTAAATTAGGTCCTTCTGCTACATCTTCACCCATTTTGCCTTCAGTATCTAGTAGGTTTAAAAGGAGAAccagctctcctcccagttctCCACAGCACAGTCCTGCGCTTCGAGACTTCAGCAAACAAGGTGATGGAAAAACCATGTGGAATGATACAGTTCTAGGTTCAAAGATGCCAAAATTAGAAAGTCACAGCAACTCACCTGCATGGAGCTTATGTGGGAGGGAGGAAAGACAGACTATGAGTCCTCTGTGCTTTGAAGACTATAAAATATCTAAGGAATGGACAACAACTCCAACTTTTGGTAGTGTGTGCAACCAGCAGCCACTGGATTTATCTAGTGGTGTAAAACAAAGGTCTGATGTCAAAAGCAAGACTCAGGTTCCTTGGGAATCAGTGTTGGATCTAAGTGTGAATAAGAAGCCATATAGTGACACTGAAGTTAAGgaatacaaagaaaataattcaaTGCAGCCAGCATGTAGTGGTATTAAAAAGAAGAAACCAACCACATGCATGTTACAAAAAGTTCTGCTGAATGAATATAACGGAACGGAAGTAGCTACTGAAAGCACACCAGATTTGACTTTGAATAGAAGCCCAAGTCCATGTAAATCAGCAGTACCCCAGCCAGAAACTGAAGTTGATCGTGGTCTGTCAGCACCTACTGTTGAGTCCCCTTCTCATAGTTCCTCTGCTTCCCCTTTGCCTCAAACATCTGCTATATCCTCCTCATGTCAGTTGCCCCCTCTTCTAACACCAACAaatccttcctccccaccaccctgTCCTCCTCTATTAACACTTGCTATGCCACCCCCTCCACTCCTTCCTACTATTCCTTTACCACTTCCAGATGCCTCTGCCAGTGTCACTCCCAGTCCGTGCCCATCACCACTCTGTAACACTGCTACACAGTCCCCACTTCCAGTCCTTTCACCTACAGTATCTCCTTCTCCATCCCCTGTTCCTTCTGTTGAACTTTTTACTACTGCATCACCTGGTCCTCCaaacctctcctcctcctcctcgtcctcatCGTCGtcctcatcttcctcttctttctcctcttcgtcgtcgtcgtcctcctcctcttcttcctcttcctcttcctcttcctctttctcatctccttctcctcctcctctttcagtAGTTTCTTCAGTTGTTTCCCCTGCTGATAATCTGGAAAGTACTCTCCCCATAATAGCTTTTAAACAAGAGGAAATGGAAAGTGAGCACCTGAAGCCAAGAGGCGATCCAGAGACTTCAAGTGAAGCAGATGTAGTTCAGGAAACGTTCAATAAAAGCTTTGTGTGCAATGTCTGTGAATCACCTTTTCTTTCTATTAAAGACCTAACTAAGCATTTATCTGTTCATGCTGAAGAATGGCCCTTCAAATGTGAATTCTGCGTACAGCTATTTAGAGAGAAAACTGACTTGTCAGAACATCGCTTTTTGCTTCATGGAGTAGGAAATATCTTTGTATGCTCAGTCTGTAAAAAGGAATTTGCCTTTTTGTGCAATTTGCAACAACATCAGCGAGATCTCCATCCAGACAAAGAATGCACACATCATGAGTTTGAAAGTGGGACTCTAAGACCCCAGAATTTTACAGATCCCAGTAAGGCAAATGTAGAACATATGCAAAGCCTACCAGAAGTTTCCTTAGAACCCtcaaaagaagaggaggaagatctAAATGACTCCTCTGAAGAGCTTTATACTACCATAAAAATAATGGCTTCGGGAGTAAAGTCAAAAGATCCAGATGTTCGTTTGGGCCTCAATCAGCACTATCCGAGCTTTAAACCACCTCCATTTCAGTATCACCACCGAAATCCTATGGGTATTGGAGCCACTGCTACAAATTTCACTACCCATAATATTCCACAGACCTTTACTACTGCCATTCGTTGTACAAAATGTGGGAAAAGCGTTGATAACATGCCTGAATTACACAAGCACATCTTGGCATGTGCCTCTGCCAGTGACAAAAAGAGATACACACCCAAAAAAAATCCAGTACCACTGAAGCAGACTGTGCAGCCTAAAAATGGCATGGTCATTATAGCTGGCACTGGAAAAAATACCTTCAGACGAATGGGACAACCTAAAAGACTTAATTTCAATGTTGAGATTAGCAAAATGTCTTCTAATAAGCTAAAACTAAGTGCATTGAAGAAGAAAAATCAGCTTGTCCAGAAAGCCATcttgcaaaaaaataaatctgcacaGCAGAAGGCAGACTTGAAAAACAGTGTATCGGAGTCAGACTCTCACATCTGCCCCTACTGTAATAGAGAATTCACTTACATTGGAAGTTTGAACAAACATGCATCTTACAGCTGTCCCAAAAAACCCATCTCCCCTTCCTCTAAAAAAAATGCATCCAAAAAAAGTGGGAGCTTCTCATCATCTGCAAGTGGTGATAAAGGCAACAACCAGCGCAGACGGACGGCAGATGCGGAGATCAAAATGCAGAGTATGCAGGCTCACTTGGGCAAGACGAGAGCACGAACCTCAGGACCTGTGCAGATTCAGCTGCCTACTGCATCCTtcaaatcaaagcaaaatgtaAAATTCATACCTCCAATTAGATCCAAAAAGCCAAGTCCCTCTTCAGTGTTAAGGAACTCCAGCCCTGTAAGAATGGCCAAAATGACTCACATTGAGGGAAAAAAAACTAAAGTGGTGGCCAAGAATAATTCTGGAATCTCAAGCAAAACATCCCGGAAACTGCATGTCAGAATACAAAAGAATAAAGCTGTTTTGCCAAGTAAGTCTGCCGTGGCAAACAAGAAAAAGGCAGATAGGTTCAGTGTAAAATCTAGAGAGAGGGTTGGAGGACCTATCACTCGGAGCTTACAGCAGGCAGCTAATGCAGACACAATAGAAAACAAGAGAGAAGAGAGCAGTACAAAACAAGAACTAAAAGACTTCAG gAACCtcctgtaa